Sequence from the Miscanthus floridulus cultivar M001 chromosome 16, ASM1932011v1, whole genome shotgun sequence genome:
AAACACTATAGCGACCTGATGGATACGCCTGGGCGAGGCACCTCCCCTCCTGGCAAAGCTGCCCTGGCGATGGGTGCTCCCCCAGGCATCCGATTTTGGACGCCTGGGGTTGAGATATCTGCCTGGTGATGGAGCTGCCTGGGAGGACTCTATCCAAACAGGCCGACCGGTACCCGGGCAAAGCCACTGTCCAAATTCCAAACACCCTCAGTTGCCTGCACAGGGATTGTGAGCCATGCCACAATGAACACACAACAGATTCTGAACACCATTTTGACAGTTTTTCAGTTCCAGAATCATCTAGATCGTTGGGTCAGCCCACACCACACAAAAGCGAGAATCATACATAAAACACACAGCACTTGATCGTGCACATCCATCGCCTATTACCTACCACCTAAACACTGTTTCTCACAAAGTAACAAAATATCATCCTTCAACCTCCACATCTTAGGCCGTGGCTGGCCAATCCTTCCTGATCTCGAAGCAGTAATTCATGTCCAGGTAGACATTCCCATCATCATCGACAAACTGTAAAATCAAATCCATTACGTCACTGGGCTACACATTCCTAAGGTCTCTTACCAGGAAGGGTAGAGTACATATAACATTTTCTTTGAGCCGTTTCCTTACCTTGAGCTTTGCAGAATATGAACCCCTCGCAAAGATGCCACTTGGGGTCGTATCTTCCTCAGCCTCGTATGTGTAAGGCTCCTGCCGAGGACTGAAGGTCCCCAGCATCACCTTCTGCTTTTCTACTGCAATAGGCAACCCGAGATCAGCTATCTTAGGCCTAGGGAGAGCACCGAGACACTTCAAGTGCAGCCAATGCATGCATCTTTCTTCTATGAGAATCATGACCATGATGCTACAGACAGCATATTAAAAAGATGTGAATCAATCCATATCATAAATAACCTAGTAGTCCTTCAGAAGCTCAACCCTACACCGCATTTGTGAAGTTCAAGGAAAAAATCTTTGATGCAACAGAACAGCTGGGACACATTTTTTCTCAAACACGCAAGAGAGCTGCACATCATTATATTATATTAATAGTAAGAAGGAAAAGGGGGAAGAGCCCATACAACACAAACCCACAAAGCTGGGATACATGACTTCGTGGTAAAGATAAGTACCAAGGAACATTTGTTCCAAGTAAAGGACTAGCAATTATGTTTACATAAAGAAAGATCAATCATGTATAATGCAAAATTCTGAGCCAAATAGTTAGTAGTTTCACGGTAAGTATATTTATGTAATGAGCTATAGAATGTAAacgaagggcaggcctggtgcagtggtgagagctgtctcactgagtcaccaggtcacgggttcgaagcagcctctccgcagattttgcggggggaaggcttgcctcggtttttcccttccccagaccccactcatgtgggagcctccggcactgggccTGCCCTTTTTAGCTATAGAATGTAAACCAGATGCAGATTAACACAAGGATCACATAAAACTAATCAAATTCATGCTGACATCCTTATTCTCACTAAGTGCAGCATCCGCATGTaagcaacaaaaaaacaaaaaaaaaactatgcaTATGTTTGATTATAAAATCACCTCTTACTCCTGTCTTCCAGACGGTGTGTGTATATCTGAGACCAGACACAATGTTGTTGGAGACAGTGAAGGAGAAGCGGAAGCTGTAGGTGCTCCCATCCTTGAGTGCGAATGCGTACCCCTTGTCATCCAGCACAAGTGGGATAGCTAGAACCAGATCTGGTCGCTCTGGAGTTAGGATGGTCAAGTTTAATATGGTCACCTCTGGTTCTGCAGTCTCTGCATACATAAACGGACTATCAGACAAGCATATGAAGCCTCTGTTTCATTTATTGCACTCTCCAGGCCATTTTTCAGTTAATATGTTTAGCTGCACTGAATCTCTAACTCAATGTTATCTTGTCtattaagaaaaaaaaattaaatgtcAACTTTTTTGTGCTTCAACGTGCCCAAAAGTGAATGAAATAAATTGAGTGGCTCAATATAGTGAATAAAAATATCAAATGGTGCCATGGACACgtagggatgaaaacaggatGGAAATCCCGTCCCGACCAACACCGTTTACcgtattttcactaaaatacgaAAACAGGGAAACAGCAGGAAAATCTGGCGAATACAGTACCAAAAAAAGGGTGGCCTTTTTTTTCCGCCTTGTATTCACAGTTCCCGTATTTGGACAGGAAATTCCCGGCAGGAATActgcatttattttttcttttaaagTTTATTTACGAAGCTGCCTGTGTGCTTTGGAAGTTGGAACCAATAGCGACGAGGCCCTGATTTTAATGCTTTTGTGCCTCCCCCCGGGTCTGTTTATATAGCCGTCTGTGTGCTTCTCTATTCTATGCGGGCGCGAGGAGGGACTAAACTGAGGGCTCCTGCAGGCTCCAGCCGCAGCCATGTGCGCGCTGCTTGCTGCAGTGCTGCCTGCTTGTTGGGCTGTAATTGGCCACTTGTTGCTAGCTAATCTGAGCCACAAGACCACAGGCAAGCCACCAGAAGACTCCTGATGGGGTCACAGCAGTTGCAAAGTGCAGTCACGTGGCTAAGCACGTTTcaattttttccttttctttttctctctttcAAAATGTTCGTGCTTTTTACTTAATTTAGGATGAGGCTAATCCAATATGCTGAAATTAATTAAAAATAAACAGTGAATATAAACTCTTATGAAGTTAAACATTTCGAGCCACGGATGTAGGATCACATGTTTCCCGTTTTGATTTATCAGTTGCCGACCGCTATCGGCGCGTTCACAATCAATTTGTTTCATTTCCGACGTCCCACATAATCGGTTTTGTTTTCCCCACCGGCTTTCCTGTTTTCGTTTCCATTTCCATGTAAAAATACAAGATTGAAAGTGGTTAGAGACTTTTTCctgaccattttcatccctacggACACACCATTTCTGCTTTATATAATGACTTCTGTTTCTGAAATTTCAACACGTGCAGGAGCATTAATGAGGTACTAAAATTACCTCCAAGCTTGGTGGTATCAACATCTCCGAGGAGCTGCTCTTTCCACCTCCTTAGGCTGTCATCATCCTACAAATAAATCAAATTCAAAAGGAAAATGTGTAGGGAAACAGCATTAGTCATTCCATAAATGGTGGCCTAACCTACATACTAAAGGTGTAATATAATCACATGGATACAATGCGATTGGGCATAATCGTTTCACCTTGTCAAGTTCAAGGTGGTCCTTGAGGGGAACCTGAGGGCCAAGCATCACTGTGTGCttcccatcatcatcatcatagtcatcatcatcCAAACCATTGGTGTCTGTGTCATTGTTGCTGATGCTCACTGATGCTTCCTCATTCTCCTCCTTATCCATGCTGCCCGTTGTCCTGGTTTCTTTCCTGTGATACAATCAAGAATGTAGATGACGACGATGAATAGAGCAAAAACATAGTCCCTCCTAACATTCTGAGCAAGCAGTATATGTCAAGCTAGCTTAATGTTGGCCATTGTGAAGAAGAGGCAAAGTGTTAAAAACAAGGGCcacaaaaataaataaacaaaccAAATCTCGGACCTTCAATAGTCGACAAATCATGTCACATAGTAGTCATAGACACATGGGCAGAGCAACATGGGGGTGTGCCCAGTGGCGGATTCAGAAACAGATCAGGGGGCTAAATAATAGAAGGCTAGAAATGGTACTAGCCATACACTAATGGATATAACCAGTGCCGGTCCTGAGATTCCAGGATCCTAGAGCGAACTAGAGCCTAAGGGTCCTTAATATAAACACCATCCTAACAtaatggctagggttcgtgagagaaagacaagggacttcaaccaagttaagtgcattaaggatgaaagggagcatctcttggtgaaagaggatgagatccaacatcaatggcaagagtattttgacaaattgttcaatggtgagaatacggacacaacctttcagttggatgactcttttgatgacaccaataggcgctttgtgcggagaaaccaagaatctgaggtcagagaggcgttgaaaagaatGAAAGGAGGTaaagcgatgggaccggatggtatcccaatcgaggtgtggagatgcctcggggacatagctatagtatggctaaccaagttgttcaaccatatttttcgatcgaacaagatgcctgatgagtggaggagaagtatattggtaccgatctacaagaataaaggggatattcaaagttgtactaattaccggggaattaagttgatgagccatactatgaagctatgagagagagttatcgagcatcgcttgagagcaataacgtgggtctctatgaaccaatttggtttcatgcccggaaggtcaaccatggaagccattttcttaataagacaagttatggagcggtatagggagaagaagaaggacctacacatggtttttattgacttgaagAAGACTTATGAtagaataccaaggaatgttatgtggtgggctttggacaaacataaagtcccaacgaagtacgtcgggctcattaaggatatgtacaacaatgttgtgactagagttcgaacaagtgatggagacacggatgacttcccgattaggataggactacatcaagggtcagctttgagcccttatttgtttgccttagtgatggatgaggtcacaagggacatacaaggggacatcccttggtgtatgcttttcacggacgatgtagtgctagttgatgaaagccggacatgagtgaatcagaaactggagttatggcaggagactttggagtccaaaggttttagactcaatagaactaaaactgagtatatgagatgtgacttcggcactactactcgggaagaggaagatattagtttggaagatcAAGTAGTGCATAGGAAtaatacctttcgatatttaggatcaatgttacagagagacggggatattgatgaagatgttagccatagaatcaaagcagggtggatgaagtggcgccaagcatctggtgtcctatgtgacaaaagagtaccacagaagctaaaaggtaagttttataggacggcgattaaacCTGCTATGTTATATGGTccagaatgttggcctatgaaaagacgacatgttcaacagataagtgtcgcggaaatgcgtatgttgcgttggatttgcggtcatacaagaagggatcgagctcggaacgatgatatacgtgatagattaggggtagcaccaattgaagaaaagtttgtccaacaccggttgagatggcttggacatgtccaatggagacctccagaggcaccggtgcgtagtggaatcctaagccaggatagtaacgtgaagagaggcagacgaagactgaagttgacttgggtagaggcaataaaagaagacttgaaaggatggaatatacccaaagacttagccttagataggagtgcttggaagacacctattcacgtgcctgaaccttgattgcttctgctgggtttcaactctagtctaccccaacttgtttgggacttaaaggctttgttgttgttgttgttgttgtaaataaTTTGAACATACCACCTTTAAAAAAAATCTTATAATCATTGTCCAGACTGGTAGATCAATTAAATCTTCTTCTAGTCTTTTTTTCCCACTATATGGTGCTTGTTTTTTTAGATGACATAGGTGCTGAAAATTTAAGAATTAGTAATTGAAAGCTACAATAGTACTAGATCAAGTAATTTAAATATCCATTAAGAAATATCAATGGTCCTGTTGCAACAACGAAGGACACAATATTGATCATTAGTTTATAAATCTTTAATCATCACGGCAAAAACGGATAGGGCATAGGCTATGAGTTAGAGACATACCTTTTTGTTATTGTCAGTTCAATCTAGTCGTCTACCAGCCTATCATAATGAATATCTAATCCTTTAAAGCTCAAACAATCAGATGATTTACAAAGAAATCTTAAAGGAAAGTGACGCACTTGGTCTGGGTTCAAATTGGATTTGGCAAATAGAACTGGATCTCATTGTGACAGTAGGCTCACCGAAATGCGAGATGGTCTGGGTTCAAATTGGATTTGGCAAATAGAACTGGATCTCATTGTGACAGTAGGCTCACCGAGATGCGAGATGTGCTGCACCAGCACACGTGCCCCCACCcccggtgtgtgtgtgtgtgtggggtgggggggggggggggggggggtgcggcgGTGCAGCGCCAGTGGCAGCCCGCAGCCAGCTGGGCGACCTGGCGCCTGGCGGCTTGGGCGCAACCGCGCAGGGTGCCTGCTGGTCGTGGCCGGTCACGGAGGAGGAGGGCAGCGACGGCCGTCGGGGAGGAGGGgagacggccgccggccgccggacACGGTCACACGGACGGGGCGAGTGGGAGGGGCGCGGTGGCGAGTGGCGGAGGCGAAGTCGGGATTGGGCGAGAGAGGGGCTGTCTTTTGGGCTTTTGGGGCCGTAGATGGGCTGTTGGGCTGGGTCCGAAGACCTGCTCTCAAAGGTATTCCGTGTCGTTTGGATCTTTCATTTAGAAGGAAAAAATCCATATTACCTCTCTTTTGTTTCGTGaaaattcatttttttctctTTAAACTTTAAAATCGGATAAAACATctctctcaacttttaaaaccgtttatCTTACCACCATCCCTGTTATAAGTAGTTTTGAAGGtggttttatctttttctttttatttattttggctaaatCTTTAAAAAAAATGGGTTATTTGGATTCATGTCATTATAATTTTCGATGTTCGGAGAAACAccattactattcgtctattttgaagcatgccattacaattcttcgtttCCCACAAATATGCCACATAATACGTATGGACACGGCTTGGGCCCAGCTGCAGGtgtatacgaagacgtatacttcatcgcATCCTCTCTCCCCTatcactgacacgcgggccccacatgtcatcttcttctcccttcACTCTTCATCTTCCCTTCCTGAATGCGTCGATGGCGATGgcgagaagcagcagcagcatgccCGCCTGTCTCCTCACCAGCGCCGGCGGCATGCCCGTACCCGTGCTGGGGCCAGCGTCGGCGCGCTCCAAGGCGTGCTCATGTAGGCCATGCTCACCTTCGCGCGGCCAAGGCGGAGCAGAGCTCCAGGCGCACGTGCTCGCCGTTGCCATGGCTAGCCGGGGGCGAGGCCGACCACCATCTGCGCGACAGCAGCCCCCCCGGCCCCTGCGCGCGAGACCGGCGGCAGCTCGGCAGCTCGCTCATGCGCTTGCCCGGCAGCAGCGCAGCGACCTACTCGCGTGCGCTCGCCGGCCGCGCGCTTGCACGTGGACGCGGTCTCGGGCACGGGCAGGCTCCCATGCGCTCCAGTCCTAGCCATGGACGCCCACGCGAGGACAGCCGCACCGGCATTGGACCCTTGTGCGCCGTGCTAGGTCGCGGGCATGCATAGCATATGTAGGCTGCCTCGCATCGCTGGCCGACGTCCGCACGTGGCAGTAGTGGCCGCCCAACCACCTCCAGGAGCATCTACACGAGAGCACCGTGGCTCGCCTCCCAAGTTCGAACAGGACCTCCGCCTCCTCGGCCACCAGGAGCTCCACCGTGGGCGGATCTGAGTGTGGAGGGGAGGCCAGCTGCTGAATCGACCATGGGGAAGGATGTGGGTGGCGCTGGGATGGGTATGCCGGAGCGGAAGTCAGACAACGCTAGAGGGAGTGCTGCCGCTCTACAATCTGCTCTGGTGGACTGgactggtggtggcggcggcggtcggATGGACATGTTGGCTACTGACTGCCACGCGACCGGTGCGACGAAAGGGAGAGAGCGGCCATGCTAACTGCCAACTACTGACTGCGTGAGCGAGCAAGTCGTGAGGAGGGGCGGTGACGAGGTGCGTGATGTCCGGCGGCccgtgctactgctgctgctgctcggccgCGTGCTGCCTCCGCTCACCCACGTGCTACTGCTGCTACTCGgccgcgtgctgctgctgcttctcgcCATCGCCATCGACGCGCTCAGCAACGGAAGATGAGgagggaaggaagaagaagatgacatgtggggcctgcgTGTTAGTGACAGGGGAGAGAGGCTgcgatgaagtatacgtcttcgtatacgcctGCAGTTGGGCCCATGCCGTGTCCATACGTATTCTGTGGCATATTTGTGGGAAAACAAAGAATTGTAATGACATGCTTCAAAATAGACAAATAGTAATGGCGTTTTTCCAAACAtcgaaaattataatggcatgaaTCCAAATAACCctaaaaaattatagtaaatcacagaaaaatcataaaatagaaaattcaattttATAGAACTTCACACGAGTAGATCTACACAgcgaacatataatatgatatgctttagtataaagtttttgctgtggctttagatttatgcttttatgtaattaattggaataattcatagctgcagtttcaatggtccaattgtgatgaaaattttatggtgggctaattactgtatgattgaactgtagtaaataatttatactcattggatcatgtatagcttagttacagatttatttatattttacaagcataaacctaaataaaatgtataactaagttatgcatgatccaatgagtatgaaatttttactacagttcaagcatacaataattagcccactataaaaaattcaccacaattggaccatacaaactgcagctatgaatgaattatagaaaagcatagatctgaAGCTACAGTAAAAaatgtactaaagcataccatattatatgttcactgtgtagatctactcatgggaagtccaacaaaattagattttctattttatgatttttctatgatctactatgatttttcaaagattcagccgaaataaataaaaaagataaagacaaaaccgccttcaaaactGCCTATAACAGGGCCAAGGAGGTAAGATgaacaattttaaaatttgagggaGGTGTTTTGCTCGGTTTTGAAGTTTATGGAGGAAAATTGGACTTTCATgaaagttgagggaggtaatgTGGACTAGACTATTTAGAACCTACTTGGTAGACTAGACTATTTTGCTTAGAATTTAAAATTCCACATCTTTTTAAAAAATTAGAAATATAAGTCTATCTTAAAGGCTTGTTTGGGATTGATCTCCTCCAGTTTTTCAAGCTCCGCTCTACTAACTCTACTATGGAACAGCTCTGTGGTGGAGTTCTTGGAGCACATCCTATTTGGCACGCAACTTAGCTCCAACTCGAGTTATGTGAGGTTCCCTAAAAGAAAGCCAAATATACCcttgatatttggtgtatgttttaATGTCTGTGTATATAAATTATTTTTGTTGCCTGTTGGAATATAATATAAAATGTTATaatcataattaatttatttgaGAAAACCAAACAAATATTTTGTttaaataattgcaacatacttGAAAAACAACAAACTCCATCATGAGGTGGAGCCGTGCCTAACTTGGAAACGCTTACAGGCGCTGGGTGCGTAAACAGTGGGGTGAGTGTTTTCATTAAATGAGTGATCATTGTGGATAATTTTCTTTAATTCCATGAACGAGTATGGAAGTCCAAATCCTAGAGGATCCCCTGAGGTGCTTCAGAAAAAAAAAGAGTTGGCTGCCCAGCTCCACCTTTTTTATGGAGTGGAGTTTTAGGAGCCGGAGGTGTTTAGTGAGACAAAACTGAAGCGGAGCGGTCCCAAACACCTACTAAATTTATAGGATGCGAGATAAAAATTAATTCTATAGAACACCATATTATGTTCCTACTTTGCAACTTATACCATACACTTTGGCTCGCTCCCATATAACAGAAATACAACACATAAGTCTTTCTCCCATATGTCCAACAATAGTATATAAATATATTATGCATAcgaccatattagcttaattgaTTTGTGCCTAGATTAATTATTAGAATGGATTTCAATTCTAAAGATCTAAATGGGGCTTTATTTATTTTTAGACAACGCGAAGAGCTATGCATCTTTGTATGACATCTAGAACGAAAAAGCAAAGCAGTACAAACAAAATCCCCAGAGGCACTATGAAGAAAAACACAAACTAACACCAAATACAACACCAAAACACCCATacaaacactactacaaaaatgatttgtCGCAACGTCTCCctttttttataggggcggctctatattgagctgcccctacaaatagttgtcaaatgagccgcccttagaaatagatttataggggcggccggtgttatcagccgcccctacaaatggccgatttgtaggagcggctctatatccagccacccctacaaatcagatttGTAGGGATGGCTCAATATTGAACAACCCCTACAAATAGAcaccgagtattaaaaattaagcactaaaattcaaattttataaatgacctcggatagagaaacaaccaaaatgaaagttgtagatcttgaaaagttatgaaactttgtagttgacaactttttgatttgaaatcatcttgtcaagaaaaactacatttgaatttctaaaaaaataaaattttaattttttaaacgaccttggatggataaacagtaaaaatgaaagttgtaaatcttgaaaagttatgaaactttgtaattgacaactttctcatttgaaatcatcttgtcatggaaaactacgttcaaatttcttaaatttgaaattcaaattttataagtgacctcggatggagaaactaccaaaatgaaagttgtagatctcgaaaagttataaaactttgtagttgataattttttcatttgaattagtttagggcctcaaacaatcaatttatgctcagtttgtataatatgtggggaacaaaaatgaattgtagacatgagtgatcgtgaggtgcagtggtagaggagtttgCGCGCGAGGGAGAGGTTGCGGGTTTGAATCTCGGGCGCCGCAAAGTGTGtaaaaatcatgaaaaaatgaTGCAACCATGTGTGGGTGTGTGGCTATCGGTGGGGACCTCATCGGATTAAAAAAATTGTTATTTTCCTActaatcgatttgtagggacggtctgGGAATCgctcctacaaatacatgatttgtagaggctCTTGGGTaagggcggctgggcaaaccgcccctacaaaacctctaaagccgtccctacaaatattttttgacGTAGTGAAAATCACTACCTAAAGAAAAACACGTGCGGTATAGTAACAAAAGAATGGTGACCTAAATGACCCAGGTTAGACTTGCCAAATGCCCTATATTCTGGCCATTATCCAAGGCGGGCCCAAAATTGTTCAAGAGGGACACTTTTCAGTGGTGAAAACTAAGGGTGGATCTAGTAAAGAGACATGGGGTGAAAACCATGCCCCGCTCGTAAGGCTCAACCTCGACCATTATTAGAGAGCTTTGGCCtggtttagtttcaaaaaaatttcctaaaaagtgctatagtagtcaTCGTATCGAATTTTGCGAta
This genomic interval carries:
- the LOC136512956 gene encoding rho GDP-dissociation inhibitor 1-like — protein: MDKEENEEASVSISNNDTDTNGLDDDDYDDDDGKHTVMLGPQVPLKDHLELDKDDDSLRRWKEQLLGDVDTTKLGETAEPEVTILNLTILTPERPDLVLAIPLVLDDKGYAFALKDGSTYSFRFSFTVSNNIVSGLRYTHTVWKTGVRVEKQKVMLGTFSPRQEPYTYEAEEDTTPSGIFARGSYSAKLKFVDDDGNVYLDMNYCFEIRKDWPATA